The Sediminispirochaeta smaragdinae DSM 11293 genome has a segment encoding these proteins:
- a CDS encoding flagellar export protein FliJ, translated as MNHPPFCPNPYCPNHFQAAGPWFIKTGSYHSKTAPRIQKFKCKTCGLSFSTRTFSIDYWTHRHICYHTILSHLITSSGIRDLSRILHASCSTVTDRIRRLAHQCLAASASLTCDMEIAEDLVADGFESFVCSQYLPNNIHILAGKESQFWFLSDYAQLTRKGRMTDYQKRKNKLIKEHLKLYKGSVYHSFQRMVEKTLELQKHSKKKPLSLYTDEHKQYQQVMKAMGTAVSGRIEHCLVSSRRIRDLRNPLFSVNYLDREIRKDNSDHVRQTVQFARNTGNMMERLEVYRFYHNFMKPYRIRGKGDERGLTHGQVAGIDGEKVAWQLRSLCTKRRFFLRNQPMSPSSRELWLKGVQTALRWKADYLPSYAWA; from the coding sequence ATGAACCATCCCCCCTTCTGCCCCAATCCCTATTGTCCCAATCATTTCCAAGCTGCAGGACCCTGGTTTATAAAAACAGGGTCATACCACTCAAAAACAGCTCCCCGTATTCAAAAGTTCAAATGCAAAACCTGCGGGCTCTCCTTCTCAACCCGGACCTTTAGCATCGACTACTGGACACATCGCCACATCTGTTACCACACTATCCTCTCCCACCTCATCACCAGCTCGGGCATCAGAGACCTTTCCCGCATCCTCCACGCCTCCTGCTCCACTGTTACGGATCGTATCAGGCGTCTTGCCCACCAATGCCTCGCAGCCTCGGCTTCCCTCACCTGTGACATGGAGATAGCAGAAGACCTTGTTGCAGACGGATTTGAAAGCTTTGTCTGTTCTCAATATCTTCCGAATAACATCCATATCCTTGCAGGAAAGGAGTCTCAATTCTGGTTCCTTTCCGACTATGCCCAGCTGACGAGGAAGGGACGGATGACGGACTATCAAAAGAGGAAAAACAAACTGATCAAGGAGCATCTAAAGCTATACAAAGGAAGTGTTTACCACTCCTTCCAACGGATGGTGGAAAAAACCCTGGAACTCCAAAAACATTCGAAAAAAAAGCCTTTGTCGTTGTATACCGATGAACATAAGCAGTACCAACAGGTGATGAAGGCCATGGGTACAGCGGTGTCGGGAAGGATAGAACATTGTCTGGTGAGCTCGAGGAGGATTCGCGATCTACGCAATCCGCTGTTTAGTGTGAATTACCTTGATCGGGAGATCAGGAAAGATAACTCAGACCATGTGAGGCAGACGGTTCAGTTTGCCCGGAATACAGGGAATATGATGGAACGGCTTGAAGTGTACCGGTTTTATCACAACTTCATGAAGCCGTACCGGATCAGAGGGAAGGGAGATGAAAGAGGGCTGACCCATGGACAGGTGGCAGGGATCGATGGGGAGAAGGTAGCCTGGCAGCTGAGGAGTCTATGTACCAAAAGGAGGTTTTTCCTGAGGAATCAGCCTATGTCTCCTTCAAGTCGAGAGCTATGGCTAAAGGGAGTGCAAACGGCACTGCGTTGGAAGGCCGACTATCTTCCCTCATATGCATGGGCATGA